One part of the Vogesella sp. LIG4 genome encodes these proteins:
- a CDS encoding class I SAM-dependent methyltransferase has protein sequence MPLPEASADALAVSHTLARTIAAEIADRDGWMPFSRYMELALYAPGLGYYTAGSRKFGEAGDFITAPELTPLFAQCLARQLAELLPQTAGHIVEFGAGSGRLAADLLLALQELGCEPASYSIVDLSPDLIERQQATIATLPPTLAAKVRWLPTLPDSVDGILLGNEVLDAMPVELVLRNAGKQLQQRGVTVRDGALCFEDRAFDDPQLAALADALLPDIPDYVSEISLANRGFIRTLAGVLTRGAMLMIDYGHSAGEYYHPERSMGTLLGHYRHHTLHDPFYLPGLMDLTTHVDFSAVAQAGIDAGLDLIGYTSQAQFLVNAGITGLLSHLDAANIKDYLPVAKAAQRLLSPQEMGETFKVIGFGKQVGIDWLGFSQGDRCYTL, from the coding sequence ATGCCCCTGCCCGAAGCCTCCGCCGACGCCCTGGCCGTCAGCCACACCCTCGCCCGCACCATCGCCGCCGAGATTGCAGACCGCGACGGCTGGATGCCGTTCTCGCGCTATATGGAGCTGGCGCTGTACGCGCCGGGCCTGGGCTACTACACCGCCGGTAGCCGCAAGTTCGGCGAGGCCGGCGACTTCATCACCGCGCCGGAGCTCACCCCGCTGTTCGCCCAGTGCCTGGCGCGCCAGCTGGCCGAGCTGCTGCCGCAGACCGCCGGCCACATCGTGGAATTCGGCGCCGGCAGCGGCCGCCTGGCCGCCGACCTGCTGCTGGCGCTGCAGGAGCTGGGCTGCGAGCCGGCCAGCTACAGCATCGTCGACCTGTCACCGGACCTGATCGAACGCCAGCAGGCCACCATCGCCACCCTGCCGCCAACGTTGGCCGCAAAGGTGCGCTGGCTGCCGACACTGCCGGACAGCGTGGATGGCATCCTGCTGGGCAACGAGGTGCTGGACGCCATGCCGGTGGAACTGGTGCTGCGCAATGCCGGCAAGCAGCTGCAGCAGCGCGGCGTCACCGTGCGCGACGGAGCGCTGTGCTTCGAAGACCGCGCCTTCGACGACCCGCAACTGGCCGCGCTGGCCGATGCCCTGCTGCCGGACATCCCGGATTACGTCAGCGAGATCAGCCTGGCGAATCGCGGCTTCATCCGCACCCTGGCCGGGGTGCTGACGCGCGGCGCCATGCTGATGATCGACTACGGCCACAGCGCCGGCGAGTACTACCACCCGGAACGCAGCATGGGCACCCTGCTCGGCCACTACCGCCACCACACGCTGCACGACCCGTTCTACCTGCCGGGGCTGATGGACCTCACCACCCACGTGGACTTCAGCGCGGTGGCGCAGGCCGGCATCGACGCCGGGCTGGATCTGATCGGCTACACCAGCCAGGCGCAGTTCCTGGTCAACGCCGGCATCACCGGCCTGCTGTCGCACCTGGATGCGGCCAACATCAAGGACTACCTGCCGGTGGCCAAGGCGGCACAGCGGCTGCTGTCGCCGCAGGAAATGGGCGAAACCTTCAAGGTGATCGGCTTTGGCAAACAGGTGGGAATCGACTGGCTGGGCTTCAGCCAGGGCGACCGCTGCTACACGCTGTAA
- a CDS encoding acyltransferase, with protein sequence MTQYTVHPTAIVDDGAQIGADTRIWHWVHICSSARIGAGCSFGQNVFVGNDVIIGDNVKVQNNVSIYDAVTLEDDVFCGPSMVFTNVNNPRSHVNRKNEYRRTVVKRGASIGANATIVCGHTVGEFAFIGAGAVVTRDVKPYALMVGTPARRIGWMCQCGERLPDSIDEHACAACGQRYDIGGNHCAPL encoded by the coding sequence ATGACTCAATACACCGTACATCCCACCGCCATCGTCGACGATGGCGCGCAGATCGGCGCCGATACCCGCATCTGGCACTGGGTGCACATCTGCAGCAGCGCCCGTATCGGCGCAGGCTGCTCCTTCGGGCAGAACGTGTTCGTCGGCAACGACGTGATCATCGGCGACAACGTGAAGGTGCAGAACAACGTGTCGATCTACGATGCGGTAACGCTGGAGGACGACGTGTTCTGCGGCCCGTCCATGGTGTTCACCAACGTCAACAACCCGCGCAGCCATGTCAACCGCAAGAACGAATACCGCCGCACGGTGGTGAAGCGCGGCGCCAGCATCGGCGCCAACGCCACCATCGTCTGCGGCCATACCGTGGGCGAGTTTGCCTTCATCGGCGCCGGCGCGGTGGTGACCCGCGATGTGAAACCGTACGCACTGATGGTGGGCACCCCGGCGCGGCGCATAGGCTGGATGTGCCAGTGCGGCGAGCGTCTGCCGGACAGCATCGACGAGCATGCCTGCGCGGCATGCGGCCAACGTTACGACATCGGCGGCAACCACTGCGCACCGCTGTAA
- a CDS encoding Gfo/Idh/MocA family protein codes for MISYETITDRKLRFALVGCGRIAANHFGAIEQHAERCELVDVCDTDPAALAAAVTRTGARGHATLRELLASSDADVVILTTPSGLHPQQAIDCFAAGFHVMTEKPMATRWHDGVAMVKAADQAGKRLFVVKQNRRNATLQLLKRAVQEKRFGRIYMVNINVFWTRPQSYYDQADWRGTWEYDGGAFMNQASHYVDLIDWLIGPVESMQAYTATLERDIEVEDSGVVSLRWRSGALGSMNVTMLTYPKNLEGSITILGEKGSVRVGGMAVNEIQHWEFSEPHAMDEEIKHASYATTSVYGFGHPLYYDNVIQVMRGEAEPETDGREGLKSLELLIGMYLSARDGKRVSLPLEY; via the coding sequence ATGATCAGTTACGAAACCATTACCGACCGCAAGCTGCGCTTCGCGCTGGTCGGCTGCGGCCGCATTGCGGCCAACCATTTTGGTGCCATCGAACAGCATGCCGAGCGCTGCGAACTGGTGGACGTATGCGATACCGACCCGGCGGCGCTGGCTGCCGCGGTAACGCGCACCGGCGCCCGTGGCCATGCCACGCTGCGCGAACTGCTGGCCAGCAGCGATGCCGACGTGGTGATTCTCACCACCCCGTCCGGCCTGCACCCGCAGCAAGCCATCGACTGCTTTGCCGCCGGCTTCCACGTGATGACCGAAAAGCCGATGGCGACCCGCTGGCACGACGGCGTGGCGATGGTGAAGGCCGCCGACCAGGCCGGCAAGCGCCTGTTCGTGGTGAAGCAGAACCGCCGCAACGCCACCCTGCAGCTGCTCAAGCGCGCGGTGCAGGAAAAGCGCTTCGGCCGCATCTACATGGTGAACATCAACGTGTTCTGGACCCGCCCGCAGTCCTACTACGACCAGGCCGACTGGCGCGGCACCTGGGAATACGACGGCGGCGCCTTCATGAACCAGGCCAGCCACTACGTGGACCTGATCGACTGGCTGATCGGCCCGGTGGAAAGCATGCAGGCCTACACCGCCACGCTGGAGCGCGACATCGAAGTGGAAGACAGCGGCGTGGTGAGCCTGCGCTGGCGTTCCGGCGCGCTGGGCAGCATGAACGTGACCATGCTCACCTACCCGAAGAACCTGGAAGGCAGCATCACCATCCTCGGCGAAAAGGGCAGCGTGCGCGTGGGCGGCATGGCGGTGAACGAGATCCAGCACTGGGAGTTCTCCGAGCCGCACGCAATGGACGAAGAGATCAAGCACGCCAGCTACGCCACCACCAGCGTGTATGGTTTTGGCCATCCGCTGTACTACGACAACGTGATCCAGGTGATGCGTGGCGAGGCGGAGCCGGAAACCGACGGCCGCGAAGGGCTGAAGTCGCTGGAGCTGCTGATCGGTATGTATCTGTCCGCCCGCGACGGCAAGCGCGTGAGCCTGCCGCTGGAATACTGA
- a CDS encoding polyamine aminopropyltransferase yields the protein MPEVEISEEGNIRSLHLGSATIQSSMNLDEPADLVLSYSRAMMAFLLWHDDPRHILQIGLGGGSFARWIDEYLPDAVSVAVDINPQVIAVARSFFQLPEEGDFFEIIEADGAEYVKVFRESTDVILVDGFDGLQIVDELTTEAFFEDCHRALTPNGVFVTNWWSGDKRYQQFVERLLAVFEGRVIELPAVSHGNMAVMAFKETPAPLSWEALEKRADELEGRFGLEFCDFVSRIKDVNLHSDNRLLL from the coding sequence ATGCCGGAGGTGGAAATCTCCGAAGAGGGCAATATCCGCTCGCTGCACCTGGGCTCGGCCACCATCCAGAGTTCGATGAACCTGGATGAGCCCGCCGACCTGGTGCTGTCCTACAGCCGCGCGATGATGGCCTTCCTGCTGTGGCACGACGACCCGCGCCACATCCTGCAGATCGGCCTGGGCGGCGGCTCCTTCGCGCGCTGGATCGACGAATACCTGCCGGACGCGGTAAGCGTGGCGGTGGACATCAACCCGCAGGTGATCGCGGTGGCGCGTTCGTTCTTCCAGCTGCCGGAAGAGGGCGACTTCTTCGAGATCATCGAGGCCGATGGCGCCGAGTACGTGAAGGTGTTCCGCGAGTCCACCGACGTGATCCTGGTGGACGGCTTCGATGGCCTGCAGATCGTGGACGAGCTGACCACCGAGGCGTTCTTCGAGGACTGCCACCGCGCGCTGACGCCGAACGGCGTGTTCGTCACCAACTGGTGGAGCGGCGACAAGCGCTACCAGCAGTTCGTGGAGCGCCTGCTGGCGGTGTTCGAGGGCCGGGTGATCGAATTGCCGGCGGTAAGTCACGGCAATATGGCGGTGATGGCGTTCAAGGAAACGCCGGCGCCGTTGAGCTGGGAGGCGCTGGAGAAGCGTGCCGACGAGCTGGAAGGCCGTTTCGGCCTGGAGTTCTGCGATTTTGTCAGCCGCATCAAGGATGTGAATCTGCACAGCGACAACCGCCTGCTGCTGTAA
- a CDS encoding lipopolysaccharide biosynthesis protein, whose product MNPAALWQRLTAGGFVRNVATLVGGAAVAQFLPVLFTPLLTRLYTPADFGVLTHFVTWLSNLVVIATWRYDMAIVLPREDEDAERLLVLALVFNTLLLVLLSLPFWLDGGWLARQLDAPELAPWLPLLPLGVWLAANNQIWTNWNNRLRRYQLNAQGRIGQSLAMSSVQLAAGFGKLGTAGLIVGQLAGQGASWLLQSRPDLKVLPVWVRRARAGGVRRLMAKYREFPLINTPHAFVVALQDSLMVQILTVIASATVMGHYGLVLRVLKLPAALLGQAVSQVLYRDLAEAHAQHRPLRPLLLKAQLVLGGVALLPFAALMAWGEPMFALAFGAAWRDAGVIAGLLAPSFFCMFIATPCFMVPMVLSRQRASFLFALLGVVVNLGTLGLVYRLAHDAHMVFRVQAWAMSVYYIIYMSWVYRLCARREVRHA is encoded by the coding sequence ATGAACCCGGCCGCGCTGTGGCAACGGCTGACCGCCGGCGGCTTCGTGCGCAACGTCGCCACCCTGGTGGGTGGCGCGGCGGTGGCGCAGTTCCTGCCGGTGCTGTTCACCCCCTTGCTCACCCGCCTGTACACCCCGGCCGATTTCGGGGTGCTTACCCATTTCGTTACCTGGCTGTCCAACCTGGTGGTGATCGCCACCTGGCGCTACGACATGGCCATCGTGCTGCCGCGCGAGGACGAGGACGCCGAGCGCCTGCTGGTGCTGGCGCTGGTGTTCAACACCCTGCTGCTGGTGCTGCTGAGCCTGCCGTTCTGGCTGGATGGCGGCTGGCTGGCGCGGCAGCTGGACGCGCCGGAGCTGGCGCCGTGGCTGCCGCTGCTGCCGCTGGGCGTATGGCTGGCAGCCAACAACCAGATCTGGACCAACTGGAACAACCGCCTGCGCCGCTACCAGCTCAATGCCCAGGGCCGCATCGGCCAGTCGCTGGCGATGAGCAGCGTGCAATTGGCCGCCGGTTTCGGCAAATTGGGAACGGCCGGGCTGATTGTTGGTCAACTGGCGGGGCAGGGTGCGTCCTGGCTGCTGCAAAGCCGCCCGGACCTGAAGGTCCTGCCCGTATGGGTACGACGGGCGCGCGCCGGTGGCGTGCGCCGCCTGATGGCGAAATACCGCGAGTTTCCGCTGATCAATACCCCGCATGCCTTCGTGGTGGCGCTGCAGGACTCGCTGATGGTGCAGATCCTGACGGTAATCGCCAGCGCCACGGTAATGGGCCACTACGGCCTGGTACTGCGCGTGCTCAAGCTGCCGGCCGCCTTGCTGGGCCAGGCGGTATCGCAGGTGCTGTACCGCGACCTGGCCGAGGCGCATGCCCAGCATCGCCCGCTGCGGCCCCTGCTGCTGAAGGCGCAGCTGGTGCTGGGCGGGGTGGCGCTGCTGCCGTTCGCGGCGCTGATGGCCTGGGGCGAGCCGATGTTCGCGCTGGCATTCGGTGCGGCGTGGCGCGATGCGGGAGTGATTGCCGGTTTGCTGGCGCCGTCGTTTTTTTGCATGTTCATTGCCACGCCCTGTTTCATGGTGCCCATGGTACTGTCGCGTCAGCGTGCCTCCTTCCTGTTCGCCCTGCTCGGGGTCGTGGTCAACCTGGGCACCCTGGGCCTGGTGTACCGGCTGGCGCACGACGCACACATGGTATTCCGCGTGCAGGCGTGGGCGATGTCGGTCTATTACATTATCTACATGTCCTGGGTTTATCGACTCTGTGCCCGCCGCGAGGTGCGCCATGCTTGA
- a CDS encoding DegT/DnrJ/EryC1/StrS family aminotransferase, producing the protein MLTANSLSYPRFVAALPGMLLGRLRQRGALRRELAALLQVDEQRIRLFDSGRAAFAALLQLHGVGPGDEVLVPAFTCVVVPNQVPPTGASLRFVDIRRSSMTYDWQLLDLSIRRHTRVVVVPHNFGIACEVPTWLREKHRQVRFIDDAAHGFASRCDGQWLGSYHDGAFFSFEYSKNLTGGIGGFALLPVGDYQPQPALPEVSCADQWRLLATLKAHVLSARWPLLGRIAMAMVRRMGLIYRSGDAEVRDGAPHPAREMPLLSAVLLRSQLARLPATLAHKQQLVTRYRAMLDGVPGIVQWQAPADTHWVRYPFALPFHVVDKARLARELSAACGLNIGVWFDDVIHPAGSFRHGYLPGGAPDAETLAASVFNLPVNINLAADAALARRLQHLQQALARLLREQKGAA; encoded by the coding sequence GTGTTGACCGCCAACTCGCTGAGCTACCCGCGTTTTGTTGCCGCCTTGCCCGGCATGCTGCTGGGCCGCCTGCGCCAGCGCGGCGCGCTGCGTCGAGAGCTGGCCGCCTTGCTGCAGGTGGACGAGCAGCGCATCCGCCTGTTCGACAGCGGCCGTGCCGCCTTTGCCGCCTTGCTGCAGCTGCATGGCGTCGGGCCTGGTGACGAGGTGCTCGTGCCGGCCTTCACCTGCGTGGTGGTGCCCAACCAGGTGCCGCCCACCGGCGCCAGCCTGCGCTTCGTGGATATCCGCCGCAGCAGCATGACTTACGACTGGCAGCTGCTGGACCTGTCCATCCGCCGCCATACCCGCGTGGTGGTGGTGCCGCATAACTTCGGCATCGCCTGCGAGGTGCCGACCTGGCTGCGCGAGAAGCACCGCCAGGTGCGCTTTATCGATGACGCCGCCCACGGCTTTGCCTCGCGCTGCGACGGCCAGTGGCTGGGCAGCTACCACGACGGCGCCTTCTTCAGCTTCGAATACTCCAAGAACCTTACCGGCGGTATCGGCGGCTTTGCGCTGCTGCCGGTTGGCGACTATCAGCCGCAGCCGGCGCTGCCCGAGGTAAGTTGCGCCGACCAGTGGCGGCTGCTGGCCACGCTGAAGGCGCACGTGCTGTCCGCGCGCTGGCCGTTGCTGGGTCGCATCGCCATGGCCATGGTGCGGCGCATGGGCCTGATCTACCGCTCCGGCGATGCCGAAGTGCGCGACGGCGCACCGCACCCGGCCCGCGAGATGCCGCTGCTGTCCGCCGTGCTGCTGCGCTCGCAGCTGGCGCGGCTGCCGGCTACGCTGGCGCACAAGCAGCAACTGGTGACGCGCTACCGCGCCATGCTGGATGGCGTGCCCGGCATCGTCCAGTGGCAGGCGCCGGCGGACACCCACTGGGTGCGCTACCCGTTCGCGCTGCCGTTCCACGTGGTGGACAAGGCGCGGCTGGCACGTGAACTGTCCGCCGCCTGCGGGCTGAACATCGGCGTGTGGTTCGACGACGTGATCCACCCGGCCGGCTCCTTCCGCCACGGTTACCTGCCCGGCGGCGCGCCGGATGCCGAGACACTGGCCGCCAGCGTGTTCAACCTGCCGGTGAATATCAACCTGGCCGCCGATGCCGCGCTGGCGCGCCGCCTGCAACATCTGCAGCAGGCGCTGGCACGGTTGCTGCGCGAACAGAAAGGGGCGGCATGA
- a CDS encoding DegT/DnrJ/EryC1/StrS aminotransferase family protein, whose product MSIQFIDLKAQYQHLKADIDARIHAVLEHGQYIMGPEVKELEAQLADYTGAKHAIGVCDGTKAILIALMALGIKPGDEVITTPFTFIATGEMIALLGAKPVFVDIDPVSYNLDPALLEAAITPRTRAIMPVSLYGQCADFDAINAIAERHGIAVIEDGAQSFGASQHGKRSGNLCTIGTTSFFPSKPLGCYGDGGAVFTNDDELAKKMREIRIHGQDRRYHHPVIGLNGRLDTIQAAVLLAKMPSFPAEVEARARIGARYSALLQDVARVPVIAPGNSHVYAQYTIEVDNREAVQQALQAMGIPTAVHYPIPLHLQPAFAHLGQGEGSFPLAEAAGKRVMSLPMHPFLDEATQDAIVAAVKKALA is encoded by the coding sequence ATGTCCATCCAGTTCATCGATCTGAAAGCGCAGTACCAGCATCTCAAGGCCGATATCGACGCCCGCATCCACGCCGTGCTGGAGCATGGCCAGTACATCATGGGGCCGGAGGTGAAGGAGCTGGAAGCGCAGCTGGCCGACTACACCGGTGCCAAACACGCCATCGGCGTGTGCGACGGCACCAAGGCGATCCTGATCGCACTGATGGCGCTGGGCATCAAGCCGGGCGACGAGGTGATCACCACGCCGTTCACCTTCATCGCCACCGGCGAAATGATCGCCCTACTGGGCGCCAAGCCGGTGTTCGTCGATATCGACCCGGTAAGCTACAACCTGGACCCGGCACTGCTGGAAGCGGCCATCACCCCGCGCACCCGCGCCATCATGCCGGTGAGCCTGTACGGCCAGTGTGCCGATTTCGACGCCATCAACGCCATTGCCGAGCGCCATGGCATTGCGGTGATCGAGGACGGTGCGCAGAGCTTCGGCGCCAGCCAGCATGGCAAACGTTCCGGCAACCTGTGCACCATCGGCACCACCAGCTTCTTCCCCAGCAAGCCGCTGGGCTGCTACGGCGATGGCGGTGCGGTGTTCACCAACGACGACGAGCTGGCCAAGAAGATGCGCGAGATCCGCATCCACGGCCAGGACCGCCGCTACCACCACCCGGTAATCGGCCTCAATGGCCGGCTGGATACCATTCAGGCCGCGGTGCTGCTGGCCAAGATGCCGAGCTTCCCGGCCGAGGTCGAGGCGCGTGCGCGCATCGGCGCCCGCTATAGCGCGCTGCTGCAGGACGTGGCACGCGTGCCGGTGATTGCGCCGGGCAATAGCCACGTCTACGCGCAGTACACTATCGAGGTGGATAACCGCGAGGCGGTGCAGCAGGCGCTGCAAGCCATGGGCATCCCCACCGCGGTGCACTATCCGATTCCGCTGCACCTGCAGCCGGCATTCGCCCACCTGGGCCAGGGCGAGGGCAGCTTCCCGCTGGCCGAGGCCGCCGGCAAGCGTGTGATGAGCCTGCCGATGCACCCGTTCCTGGATGAAGCCACCCAGGACGCCATTGTTGCCGCGGTGAAGAAGGCGCTGGCCTAA
- a CDS encoding DapH/DapD/GlmU-related protein encodes MLHACCLRVRGARLARGARIHAGSRFSRVRGIEMGEHARLYWGGDVLLGPRGEFRLGHSSHLAPHHYCLVADRRLSFGNHVAVGPRCMFFCHSNGIPADVTTTTFTECHIDGDITVGNNVLIGAGCIVLPGASIGDNVVVGAGSVVKGELESGWVYAGQPARKVKPLC; translated from the coding sequence ATGTTGCATGCCTGTTGCCTGCGTGTGCGCGGCGCCAGGCTGGCGCGCGGCGCGCGCATCCACGCCGGCAGCCGTTTCAGCCGGGTACGCGGTATCGAAATGGGCGAGCATGCGCGCCTGTATTGGGGCGGCGATGTGCTGCTGGGGCCGCGCGGCGAGTTCCGCCTCGGGCACAGCAGCCACCTGGCGCCGCATCACTACTGCCTGGTGGCCGACCGCCGCCTGAGTTTCGGCAACCACGTGGCAGTCGGGCCGCGCTGCATGTTCTTCTGTCACAGCAATGGCATTCCGGCCGACGTGACCACCACCACCTTCACCGAATGCCATATCGATGGCGACATCACCGTTGGCAACAATGTGCTGATCGGCGCCGGCTGCATCGTGCTGCCGGGCGCCAGCATCGGCGATAACGTGGTGGTGGGTGCCGGCAGCGTGGTGAAGGGCGAGCTGGAAAGCGGCTGGGTGTATGCCGGCCAGCCGGCCAGAAAGGTGAAGCCGCTGTGTTGA
- a CDS encoding pteridine reductase has protein sequence MQAEVHDKVVLITGAARRVGAGIARHLHARGARLALHYRGSRQTAETLAAELNATRPGSVVLLQADLLDTAALPQLVEDAYAAFGRLDGLVNNASSFYPTEMGAIREQDWFDLMGSNLKAPLFLAQAAASYLAATRGAIVGIVDIHAERPMKRHLVYSLAKAGHAQLIRSLAVELAPLVRVNGVSPGVNLWPEDEVSFDAGERAAIEASIPLARTGVPEDIARAVAFLLFDTDYVNGQVLAVDGGRSVVL, from the coding sequence ATGCAAGCGGAAGTTCATGACAAGGTGGTGCTGATTACCGGCGCGGCACGACGCGTGGGCGCGGGCATTGCGCGCCACCTGCATGCCCGTGGCGCGCGGCTGGCGCTGCACTACCGCGGCTCGCGCCAGACGGCAGAGACGTTGGCCGCAGAGCTGAACGCCACCCGCCCCGGTTCGGTGGTGCTGCTGCAGGCCGACCTGCTGGATACTGCCGCGCTGCCGCAGCTGGTGGAGGATGCCTATGCCGCCTTTGGCCGCCTGGATGGCCTGGTCAACAATGCTTCCAGCTTCTACCCCACCGAGATGGGCGCCATCCGCGAGCAGGACTGGTTCGACCTGATGGGCAGCAATCTCAAGGCGCCGCTGTTCCTGGCGCAGGCGGCGGCCAGCTACCTGGCGGCCACCCGCGGCGCCATCGTCGGCATCGTCGATATTCACGCCGAGCGGCCGATGAAGCGCCACCTGGTGTACAGCCTGGCCAAGGCCGGCCATGCGCAGCTGATCCGCAGCCTGGCGGTGGAGCTGGCACCGCTGGTGCGGGTGAACGGCGTGTCGCCGGGGGTGAATCTGTGGCCGGAGGACGAGGTGTCGTTCGATGCCGGCGAGCGTGCCGCCATCGAGGCGTCGATTCCGTTGGCGCGCACCGGTGTGCCGGAGGACATTGCCCGCGCGGTGGCCTTCCTGCTGTTCGATACCGACTATGTCAACGGTCAGGTCCTGGCGGTGGATGGCGGCCGCAGCGTGGTGCTGTAG
- a CDS encoding DUF4337 domain-containing protein — MAEEKKEPWLSYLALTTVILAVCATLSTFKGGGYSTRSVLAQSQASDQWAYYQAKGIKGNLYDVERERLQFELDNLPAGTPAATREHYQQQLKKLGDKVTRYGNERSQIEQEARKLESIRDAAQRQGKPFGVAVIFLQVAILISSVAGLFKRKIIWLAALPVGVLGLVYFADGFFLFF; from the coding sequence ATGGCAGAAGAAAAGAAAGAACCCTGGCTGAGTTATCTGGCGCTGACCACGGTAATCCTGGCCGTATGCGCCACGCTGTCCACCTTCAAGGGTGGTGGCTATTCCACCCGCAGCGTGCTGGCGCAGTCGCAGGCGTCCGACCAGTGGGCCTACTACCAGGCCAAGGGCATCAAGGGCAATCTGTACGATGTCGAGCGCGAACGGCTGCAGTTCGAGCTGGACAACCTGCCGGCGGGTACGCCGGCCGCCACCCGTGAGCACTACCAGCAGCAGCTGAAGAAACTGGGCGACAAGGTGACGCGCTACGGCAACGAACGCAGCCAGATCGAGCAGGAAGCGCGCAAGCTGGAAAGCATCCGCGATGCGGCGCAGCGCCAGGGCAAGCCGTTCGGCGTGGCGGTGATCTTCCTGCAGGTGGCGATCCTGATTTCGTCGGTTGCCGGCCTGTTCAAGCGCAAGATCATCTGGCTGGCTGCACTGCCGGTGGGCGTGCTGGGGCTGGTGTACTTTGCCGACGGCTTTTTCCTGTTTTTCTGA
- the ttcA gene encoding tRNA 2-thiocytidine(32) synthetase TtcA, whose product MSEQLHDAEAKAKKAQFEGNKLTKRLRHQVGDAINDFNMIEEGDRVMVCLSGGKDSYTLLDILLGLQKSAPINFSIVAVNLDQKQPGFPEHVLPQYLQSIGVEYRIVEEDTYSIVKRLVPEGKTTCSLCSRLRRGILYRVADELGATKIALGHHRDDILHTFFLNMFYGGKLKAMPPKLVSDDGKHMVIRPLAYCREKDIERYATLREFPIIPCNLCGSQPNLQRQVVKEMVNDWDKRFPGRVESMFRAMQNVVPSHLADTALFDFAGLQTGDSPFEGGDTAFDKEEFRDPQPPAEDDEAAPAVAPRRTISILDSRPKAASTEVSGGGCGA is encoded by the coding sequence ATGTCCGAACAGCTCCACGATGCCGAGGCCAAGGCCAAAAAGGCCCAGTTTGAAGGCAATAAACTCACCAAGCGCCTGCGCCATCAGGTGGGCGATGCCATCAACGATTTCAACATGATCGAAGAGGGCGACCGCGTGATGGTTTGCCTCTCCGGCGGCAAGGACAGCTACACCCTGCTGGACATCCTGCTGGGGCTGCAGAAATCGGCGCCGATCAATTTCAGCATCGTGGCGGTGAACCTGGACCAGAAGCAGCCGGGCTTCCCCGAGCATGTGCTGCCGCAGTACCTGCAGTCCATCGGCGTGGAGTACCGCATCGTCGAGGAAGACACCTACAGCATCGTCAAGCGCCTGGTGCCGGAAGGCAAGACCACCTGCAGCCTGTGCTCGCGCCTGCGTCGCGGCATTCTGTACCGCGTGGCCGACGAGCTGGGTGCCACCAAGATCGCGCTGGGCCACCACCGCGACGACATCCTGCACACTTTCTTCCTGAACATGTTCTACGGCGGCAAGCTCAAGGCCATGCCGCCCAAGCTGGTGTCCGACGACGGCAAGCACATGGTGATCCGCCCGCTGGCCTACTGCCGCGAGAAGGACATCGAGCGCTACGCCACCCTGCGCGAATTCCCCATCATTCCGTGCAATCTGTGCGGCTCGCAGCCGAATCTGCAGCGCCAGGTGGTGAAGGAGATGGTGAACGACTGGGACAAGCGTTTCCCGGGGCGCGTGGAGAGCATGTTCCGCGCCATGCAGAACGTGGTGCCCTCGCACCTGGCCGACACTGCCCTGTTCGACTTTGCCGGCCTGCAGACCGGCGATAGCCCGTTCGAGGGCGGCGATACCGCCTTCGACAAGGAAGAATTCCGCGACCCGCAGCCGCCGGCCGAAGACGACGAAGCCGCGCCGGCCGTCGCGCCGCGCCGCACCATCAGCATCCTGGATTCGCGCCCCAAGGCCGCATCGACCGAGGTGTCCGGAGGCGGCTGTGGCGCATAA